The Candidatus Eremiobacterota bacterium nucleotide sequence TCTCCGTATATGGAGAGATGCAGCGGGCTTTGCGTTGAAAATGTCATGGTCCTCATCATGAATATCCTCCGTCACCTTTTATTATAGCAGGCAGAAGTGCCTCTGTAAAGCCATTTTTGGCGATCCAGACGTTACAATAATGTAACATTTGTGAACTCTTCTGTGTCTTATAGTACAGACTCTCAGGGAAAAATATCATACAATGAAGGTGCGAAAGATATCAATGAGGAGGGAAGCGCAATGGTCACCAGCGAAAAGGAGAATGTCATAGCGAGGGCAGAATATATAGCAAGAAACGCAAAAACCACCGGCGAGGAGCGGACCCACCCTGTCATAGCGGCAATAGTGAAAGACGCGAGGACGTGCCCGGAAAAGTACGTCAATGACTTCAAGATCCCTGCGGAAGGGGAATAAAAGCCGTTCTGTCCCGGAGAAGTGAGCGCGGCGGTGAACGAGAGAATTTATGGCTACGAGACAGAATTCGCCCTCATCATCTCAGACGACAAGGGAGACTCCGGGAAGGTAAGACGGCTCAGGATATATGACGCCCTTGAGCGCCTCATCAGCCTGAGGCTCAAGGTGCTCCCGGGAGCTTACAGGAAAAAGGGAATCTTCATGCAGAATGGAGGGCTCTTCAACTATGAGGCCCTCCATTCCCGTTTTCTTGACGGCCTCGTCGAGATGGCTACCCCCGAATGCCGCACGGCCAGGGAGGCGGCGCGCTACCACGAGGCGCAGACCGAGCTGCTGAGGGACATGATAAAGAAAGTGAATGACGATCCCGGCGGCCTTGGCACCTCAGGAGAGCAGCTGTCCCTTGACGAGAGCAAATTCTCTTTCGGCCCACTCCTGATGGCCGCCTTCGTGATAGTGCTCTTTCATATGCTCTTTACAGGGCTTTCCTGGATGCACCTCTTCGCATTGCCTGCCCTTATGATGCTGATCATCCTTGACATGCTCAGAATGTTCACCCCTCTGAAAGAGGACTCTTCAGGCCCCTTCCAGGGAAAGATCATTATCGGCAAGAGTAACAGGGACGCCTCGGGAAAATATATCAGCTCCCACGAAAACTACCTTGTCGAAGATAACATGCCATTTGCCGGCAGGTTTGTCATCCTGCTGGCAGCGCCTCTCTTTTACGCCGCCTATGGAATTCTCACCCTTGTCTCCTACATCCCCCTCATCATCATGTTCCTCATCACGGCCGGCTTTTCATTCGGCTCGGGGCTCCTCGTGTCATTTTTCTCCGGCCTGAAGGGCATGGAGGAAAAGGGTGAGAAGCTCGCCGATTTTGCGCAGAAAATCCTGGGAAGCGAAGAGTGCTTTACAAGCTACTTTGTCAAGGTCCAGGGGGACTTCTCCTATATCCTTTTCTATCCCCTCGTGCAGCTCTATTCCCTTGTCATCTCGCCCTTTGTTTTCCACCGCTACCAGCAGGATCTCGTGCCTTTCCTCTGCACGAGGACCCTTTTCTCGGGATCAGGGAAAATAACCCTCCCTGAGGTAAAGGAGATTCCCTCGAAGGAGAGCGGGGAGTACCGCTCCCTCTTCCAGATCTCCCAGCGCGCCATGGCCATGAAGGCCGTGGCGAGAATATTTTTTGATGACGAGATAAGGCCCCTCATCGATCTCAGGGACTGCTTCCTGGAGCCTCTCTCGGCCTTCAGGCGCAAAAAGCGCATGCACCTCCTTTTCAGCGACACCAATATGTCATCCATCGGCGTCTATCTCAAGCTTGGCATCACGGGCCTCATCATCGAGATGATAGAGGATGGCGTCACCTTTGAGGAGGTCAGGCTCAGGGATCCCCTTGATGCCCTGAAGGTCGTGGCATGCGACACCTCTCTCAGGGAAAAGCTCGAGCTCGTCAGTGGAGAGAAAGCAACGGCCCTGGAAATCCAGAGGAAGTATCTCGCCAGGGCGAAAGAGCATTTTTCAGGCCCGGCGCTCCAGAATGACGCCCTGAGGGATCTCCTGGAGAAATGGGAATATGTGCTGTCATGCCTCGAGATTAATCCCCACCTTCTCTACAAGAAGATAGACTGGGTCACCAAGAAGGACCTTATCGAGGAAATCTGCCGGGGAAGGGGAACGCTTGGTGAAATCGGCGAGATAGCCCACTGGATCGCCTGGATCACCCTGAAGTGTCCCGACAAGTGGCCCGGCGAGCTCTATACCCTTGAGCTCCTCGAGAATGCCCTGGACGAAAAATCCTTCAGCGAGTTCAGGGGCTTTCTGGAGCTCAATGAGCTTTCTTACGAAGAGTTCGTGAAGCGCTGGCGCCTCTATTACGAAGTAGCCAAGGCTGACTTCAAGTTCCACCAGCTTGACGATGAAGGCTACTACTACCAGCTTGCACGGTCAGAGCTCGTTGAGGGGCTCTTTACGCCCGAGGAGATTGCCTGGGCCACGATTGATCCCCCGCTGGACACAAGGGCACTCATCAGGGGCGAGCTAATCAAGAGGTATGGCATGCACTTCGACGCCGAGAATCCCGAGGCATTCAGGCTGAAAGACCTCTCGAAGGTGAAGATTGGCTGGAACGTATTCTGCACCCTCTGGCCCCTCACGTTCCTTCCCTCGAGAACCCTCTCCTTCAACGATCCCTTCCAGAATGACTTCATTGAGCTCGAGAAGAAGCTGGAGCAGATGGAGAGCCTTATGGAAAATCCCCCTTCCTCCATTTCCTCCGGGGGAGACTATCCCTTTATCGACTCATGACTCCGTGATCCCTCACTCAAAAACCTGCTGCACCTTGAGGTACTCCTTGTGGACATTCTCAACGGCTTCGGTAATTTTCTTTTTATCGCCTGTCTTGATGGCTTCGGAGAGCCCGTCAACGGCCTTTGAGAGCCCCTCGCGCGCCGTCTCGAAGCTCTTTACCCTTGCGGGATAGGTACTTGATTCCCTGCGGGGCTTCGGGAGCGACGCCTTCATGAGGAGGTCCTTTTTTTCTGCAAGCTCTGGAACTGCTTTCTGGAGAGCTTTGTAGTTATAGTCGGGGATATACTTATGATAGATGTTGTAGAGCACGACATGGAAGTCATCTACTTCCTTGATGGTGGGCTTTATGACGCGCGCCATTTTTTCATACTGGCTGTGAAGGCTTTCCGCCGCGGCAAGCAGCTTTTCATTGTCATTTCCCGAGGCAGCCTCGCCGTACTTTTTCACGCATTCCTTGAGATTTTCCACCTGGGCATCCCAGGCCTTCTTCCTGTCTCTCAGGATGCCGGGGAGCTGCGCCTTGTAAACGAGGGCTGCGCGGGTCTTTATCTCGGGAAGGGCTTTCTTCAGATTTTCATAGTCTTTTTCCGGATAATACTTATGCCATATCTGGTAGATGATTATGTGAAAATCGTTGAGGGCCTGCACCTCGGACTTTGTCTCGGCATCATCACCGGCAGCGGCACATGGGCAGGGAGCAAGGAATGCCGCGAGAAGCAAAGCCGCTGCAAGGCAGAACAGATACTTTTTCATGAGCGCACCTCGTTTCATTGGATGTCTGTCCATACTACGACATCGCCGGTGCTCTCTCCTCCACCGGCGGAATCTACTCCTTTGCTCCCTGTTTCCTCAGGAACTCCGCAACCTCGAGATGATTCTGCTTTCCCGCAAGGTAGAGGGCAGTCTGCCCTTTCTTGTCCTTTGCCCCGATTTCGGCTCCCTTACCGACGAGAAATTCCACCATGGGGAGATTCCCTTTCTCTGCCGCCATGTGGAGGGGTGTGAGGCCCTCCGCGTCAGGTGAGTTGACGAGATCGGGGTTCTTCTCAATGATGGCTTTCACTTTGGCCATGTCGCCGCTCCGGACGGCATCATGAATATAGACCGGCTCGCATGAGGCGCAGAGAAAAAGCAGGGCTATGGCCATTGCGGCGAGGACACGGTACTTTCTGCTCATTGCTTTTCTCCTCCATTCTGACTGATGGGAAAGCGCCCCGCAAGGTAGCGGGTAAGCTCGGACAGCGGCGCGATTTCCCTTGAGGCATTTCCTGAGCGCACGAAAAATTTTTCCACCTTCTGGCCGCCCTTGTCCGATATCCTGGTAAAAAGGGGGCGCTCCCCTCTTTTTATCAGAATGGCGCATATCTCCCGACCCTGTATCATGGGGAAGCCGATGGCGAGGCACTTGGTCGCGTATTCTATGCCGTATTCTGTATTTATCAGATTCCTGAGGTGAAGCTCAAAGAAATCCTTTCCCGGCTCCTTCAGCGTGCCGTAATCGGCTTCAATACCCAGGATTCCGCCCTCGTCATTGACCCCGATGAGAAGGATGCCGCCCTCCGAGTTGTTGAAGGCCCCTATGGACTTCAGGATGACCTCCTCGAGTTTTGCCTCCTTGCAGGCATTCTTCACATCCCAGCGCAGTGAGGATTTGAACTCCAGGGACGAGCTCTCCCCCTTTTTAATAAGGGAGAGATATTCCTCCTCCCCTGCAGGAAGTGACTCCCTCTCCTTGTCAAGGTGCGCGAGGATCGCCCGGTACCTCCTCACCAGGACGATGACCGATCCTCCGCCGACCAGACAGACCGTGATGGATATGAATATAAGGAGCAATGTGCTGCTTTTCATCTCGGTGAAAAGAGGCCCCTCGGGAAGCACCACGGCAACCCAGTGGTCGTCCCTTCCATAAGATACTTTCCTTATATCATACCACCAGGTCTTTCCCTCCAGGGTGAGCTTTAAAGGCACCGAGAGGGGCATTGCCCTGGCCTTCCAGTCAGCCACCGTGGCAGTGATGACAGGGTCGGCCTTCCCCCGTAGAGAGAGAATTCTTTTGAGATCATCCCCTGAAGACTGAGTGGCTGCCCAGTCCGGGAGAAGATCGATAATCTCTCCCCTGCTGGCAAGGATGAATACTTTCTTTCCCACCGCGCTGTCGAGGGGGGAAAAGAGCGTGGCGATCTGGGAAATCGCCACGTTAAAGGCGGCGATTCCCCCTTTCTCCCCCTTTTTCCACCCCGACAGGCAGGTGATACCGGGCAGACTGGAGACCGGAACCACGCAGGGCGCCATCCAGTGATAGGCGCCGTCATAGTAATCCACCGCATGAGCGCTCTCTATGTTCATCATGGCCGCGAGGTCTCCCCCGTTTCCGGGGGCATTCTTTCCCGAGCCAATCACCTTGGATGTGCTGTCACGGTAAACCCATTCTGTCGAAGCATCCTTATTCACCCGCAGGCCCGAGACCCACTTTTCGCTGGCCCTGAAAAGCCCGTACCCTTTGCCGTCAGAATCGTCCACTATGAGGGCATTGATCTCCGGATACTGGATGAGTATGGGGATAAACCTTGCCGTGAGCGCCTTTTCATCGTTAAGAGGAAGGCCGCCTCCCTCACCCCACATCCTGGTGATGGCAAGACATGAAAGAAGAGGCCTGAAAAAAGCGTTGATTTTTCTTTCGGCGTTGTCAGCCTCAAGGCTCACCACCGAGCTGTGCATCTTGCTGCCTGACCGGGAAAGCCTCATTATGATAAAGAACAGGGCCACCGCCGTTATGAGAAGCACGACGGCAATAAGGAAAAGAAGCCTCTTGCTCTGCACCACTTCACGGCTCTTCAAGGACCGGTCATGGGAACTCATTCAGCCTCCCAGAAAAGAAATTTTTACCGAAAAAATCTATTATCCTTATAAACTTTATCCTCCCGGGAAGAGAACCCTCTTGAGGAATCAAGGATTTTTTGCTATACTGTGTTAAATGGAACAACCAGTTATCATTGGCGGCGCATCAGTCGATCTTAAAGGGAGGCCCTTCGCGAAACTCAAGCCCCGCACCTCAACCATCGGGCGCCTTGAGAGAAGCTTTGGCGGCGTGGGCTTCAACATTGCCCAGAACCTTGCTATGCTGGGCGTAATACCGCATTTCATCACCATAGTGGGCAATGATCCCGAAGGCCACAGCATTCTTGAAGAGTGCGGGAGAAATGGCATAGCCACAAAGCTCATTGAAATAAATGCCGATGAGCATACGGCCATATTCGAGGCAATCCTCGATGAAAATGGCGATCTCTACGGAGGAATCTCCGCAATGGCCATTTTTGACAGGATTACCCCCGAGGTCCTCGAGCCCTATGAAGCTCTCCTCGGCAAGGCTCCCCTCGTGGTGACCGATTGCAACATCCCGCAACACACCATTGAATATATCGCCGACTTCTGCTCAGCCCGGCGGGTCCCCCTCTGGGTTGAGCCCACCTCAACGGACAAAGCGCCCAAAATCCTTTCGCGAATCGCGCAAGTGACGTACCTCTCGCCGAATAAGGAGGAGCTTGAAACCCTGCTGGACATGCCCCTCTTCTCCTACCCTGAGATGACAGACGGTGCCAGGAGGCTCATAAGAAAGGGCCTTGAGCATCTTTTCATCACCCTTGGCTCTGACGGAGTCATGTGGCTTGCCGGCGAGAAGGCCCTTCACCGCCGTTCCAGGGAAGTGACTACCAAAGATGTGACCGGTGCAGGCGATGCCTTCGCTGCGGGAGTCATCTGGGCCATACTGGAGGGCATCCCGATTGACAGGGCAATATCATACGGCATGGCAGCGGCGATTGCCACGCTCCAGGTCTATAAATCAGTCCATCCCTCACTCAGCAGTTCCCTGCTTGAATCAATCATGAAAGACTTCTTCCCCAATGAGCAATGAGAACCACCCCCTCCTGGTCCACCCCGGAGTGGCGGAAGCGCTCCGTGAAGGGGCACCTGTCGTGGCCCTCGAATCCACTATTATCTCCCACGGCATGCCTTATCCCCACAACGTGGCGACAGCGCGGGCTGTAGAGGAAGAGGTCCGGCGGGGAGGGGCTCATCCGGCAACGATCGCCATTATCGGGGGAATGATCTGTGTCGGACTCAGCGATGAGCAGCTTGAGTTTCTTGCCGCGTGCCGCGAGGTAAGCAAGGCGAGCCGGCGGGACATCGCGATTCTCGTCTCACGGGGGGGGCATGGCTCCACGACCGTCTCGGCAACAATGTGCTGCGCCGCCATGGCAGGGATTTCCCTCTTTGTCACCGGAGGCATCGGCGGCGTACACCGCGGCGCCGCAATGAGCTTCGACATATCGGCCGATCTCACCGAGCTCTCCCTCACGCCCGTTGCGGTCGTATGTGCCGGGGCAAAATCCATCCTCGATCTGCCCCTTACCCTCGAGAGGCTCGAAACGCTGGGCGTACCGGTCATCGGCTTTGGCACCGACGAGTTCCCCTCATTCTATTCGCGCACAAGCGGCCTCCCTGTGGACTGCAGGGCCGACACCGCCGAAGAGGCCGCCAGAATCATCAAGACACAGTGGGATCTTGGCCTGAGAGGGGGAATAGTGATTGCCAACCCTATCCCCCCGGAGCACGAGATACCCTTCGGAGAGCTGCAGGATGCCACTGAAAAGGCTCTCATTGAGGCCTCACAGGGCGGGGTGAAAGGCAAGCAGTTGACACCATACCTTCTGGAAAGGCTTCATGCCCTCACGGGGGGGCGCTCTCTTGAAGCTAACAAAGCCCTCATACTGCACAATGCCGCCGTGGGAAGCGCTGTTGCCTGCGCCTTGTCCCGGCTCAGGAAGGGAGATCGCCATGGGGCGTGACACTGTTCTTAAGGATTCCAAGGCCATCATAGGCATGATCCACCTCGACGCACTCCCGGGGACGCCGCCGGCGCAGGCATCCCTTGGAGAGGTCCTGAAGAAAGCCCTCGAGGAGGCGAGCATTTACCGTGAAAGCGGCATTGACATGCTTGCCCTTGAAAACATGCACGACGTGCCTTACCTCAAGGGGGGCGTGGGACCGGAGATCGTAGCCGCCATGGCCGTCATTGCCTACGAGGTCCGGAAATCGACGGGACTCCCCTGCGGCATTCAGATTCTAGCCGCCGCCAACAGGGAGGCCCTGGCGTGCGCGATGGCGGCGGAGCTTGATTTTATCAGGGCCGAGGGATTTGTCTTCGCCCACGTGGCCGATGAAGGGATTATCGACGGGTGTGCCGGCGATCTGCTGAGGTACAGGCGGCAGATCGGGGCCTCTAAAGTGCTGGTCCTCACTGACATCAAAAAGAAGCACAGCTCCCATGCCCTCACCTCCGACGTGGACATAGCGGAAACCGCAAGAGCCGCGCAGTTTCAGCTCAGCGACGGCCTTATAGTGACTGGTGTCTCAACGGGTGCCGAGACCGACATGGAGGAGCTCGCTGCCGTCAAGGATGCCGTCACTATCCCTGTGCTTGTAGGATCGGGCATCACCCTGGAGAATATGGAGAGATATCTCGGCCGTGCTGACGCTCTTATCGTAGGCTCATACTTCAAATATGACGGACTGTGGCGAAACGGTGTTGATCCCGGCCGGGTGAAAGCCTTCATGAAAAAGGCCAGGGCAATAAGGAAATGGCTGGGAGCCAAGGCTTAGGAGCCGCGAGAGGGGCGGCATTATGAGGTGCAGGGATTCTGAGGAAAAGGAGAGCCCATGAGCATGGAACCGCATGGAAAAGAGGCCTGCCGCCAGGTAAAGGTCACGGTGGCAACGGTGAGTGACACGAGAACCCTGGAAGATGACGAATCAGGAAGGATAATCATTGATCTGCTCGGGGAAAAAGACCATATCATCACGAGCCGCCATCTCCTGAAGAATATAAGGGGCAGCATAGAGAGCTTCATTTTCAGCGTGGCCAGCGCAGAGAAGGCTGAAGTCCTCATCCTGACAGGAGGGACAGGCATCTCTCCCCGTGACGTGACCGTTGACATCGTCGAGAAGCTCCTGGAAAAGAAAATCGACGGCTTCGGCGAATTATTCAGGCACCTGAGCTTCCAGGAGATAGGCACCCGTGCCATGATGAGCAGGGCGACGGCAGGCCTCATAGGAAGGCTCATTGTCATTGCGATCCCCGGCTCACCCCATGCAGCAAGGCTCGCCATGGAAAGGCTCATCCTTCCCGAGCTTTCCCACATGGCCTTTGAAGCGTTAAAGGGGAGCCAGATGCAATGAAGCCGATTGGCACGCTCATATCACTGGAGGAAGCCCTCGGCATCTGCCGCGAGCACACCGCACCTGTCGCAGAGAAAGAGGAGATCTCTCTTGCCGGGGCTTCCGGGAGAGTCCTCGCTGCCGATATCACGGCACCCCTGCCCATACCCTCCTTCGACCGCGCCGCAATGGATGGCTATGCCGTAAGAAGCGAGGACACCTTCGGCGCGGGAGAATTCAACGCCGTGAGCCTCAGGTGCCTGGAGAAAATCCACGCCGGCTCAGCGCCTTCCAGGGAAATCGGCAGGGGAGAATGCTCCCAGATAGCCACAGGGGCCATGGTCCCCCGGGGCGCCGATGCTGTAGTCATGGTCGAGCACACTGAGTGCCGCGGTGACCTTATTCTGGTCCATAAGCCCGTGTATCCCCGCCAGCATATCTCGCCGGCAGGAGAGGACATAAAAGAGGGACAGGCGGTGCTCAGAAGGGGCGACTTCCTGTCACCGGCAAAAATTGGCGTGCTGGCGGCACTGGGCGCCCTCACAGCCTGCGTCTTCTGCCGCCCCCGCGTGGCGGTGATACCCACAGGCAACGAGGTGGTCCCGCCGGGAGGGCCCCTTGGTAAGGGGCAGATATACGATATCAACTCCTCGACCCTCAAGGCCCTGCTGGAAGCCCATGGCGCCGAGGTGATCCTCTCCGGGCACGTGGTGGAAGACGATGCCGGGAAACTTGAGGAGGCGATAAGGGCTTTCAGGGATTTCCATATCATCATCATAGCGGGAGGAAGCTCCGTGGGGGAGAAAGACCTGCTCGCCGAAGCGATGAGCAGGCTTGGAAAAGTCCTTTTCCACGGCATTGCCGTGAAGCCGGGGAAGCCGACGCTGCTGGGGAAAACCGGTGCCACCCTCATTTTCGGCATGCCGGGAAACCCTGCCTCGTGCCTCTCAAACGCCTACATCATGCTGATCCCCCTCGTGAGGGCCATGGCGGGCCTCCCTGCCTATGAGCCGCGGAAGGTGGCTCTTCCCCTCGCGAGGAGAGTAGTCTCCACCCTGGGGAGACACCAGTTCCTCACGGTGAAGACTGCCGGCGGCCAGGCGGAGCCGGCATTCAAGACCTCCTCGTCAATCACCAGCCTTGCCCTCGCTGACGGCTATATAGAGATCCCGCCCCTGGTGGAACTCCTCGAGGAGGGCACCATGGTGGAAGTGACATTATTTTAGATTTGTGTGCAGTGAGTCCAGCCATTTTCTGAGCGATGAGCCTCCAACTCTCTGAGTTTATAGGAAAATATCCTTTCATCGGGGACAAGATCAGAGGCGGTCTTTGAGCTGCACCACCTGTGAGAGATCGGCCGCAAACTCTGCCTGCTGATATTTCCCCTTTGCCACGTCGCGATGAGGCATAATCACTTCACGCCAAGGCTTGAGAGCCATAGAGAATCACTCCAATCCTGCGAATATCTTTTTGATCCTCTCCATGAAACTGCCTTATCCTGAGTATCCGCATACTCCCATGCGCGGCGAATTGACGACAGGCAGCATCATATCTTCGCCGCATTCGTGGTCTCCGGCACACTTGTCGCAGAACCACGCGTCTTCTGAACAGGAGCATTCAGAGCACAGGAGGTGGAAGGCTTTCCACAGGCTACGCAGTGAAACTTCAGTGGCTCATTCCTTGCCAGCAGAATGACGGGCATGCCTTTTATCTTGTCTTGCCAGTCGGCAAGAACTTCCAGGGTAAGCTCGGTTGTGGAGCCAAAATCATATTCATGATAGAATCTCAGTGCAGGACGAAGTACATCACCGATTCTCTCACCCAGCCTACTGCCAGATTCATACTGCTTCTTTCCTATGGTGAAGGCGCTTAAATGTCAGCAGCACTCAAGCCAGATATCTCTAAGATACTTGTCCAGTGCCTTCAGCTTTGCATCCTGAGAAATTTCCAGATGTAACCAGTATTCGGGAATATAACGATCCTCCACCATGATATGGAAACTCTCTGTCTTCTCCAGATTTTTCCTTTTTCTGCATTCCTTGAGATGTTCCAGAATTGCCGCATTACTGAAGGCGGATCCACATAATGCACACGTGCCCTGTGATACCGATTTGGATTTCTTTATGGAGCGTGCCATTTAATTCAACTTTCTTTCTGATTCATCCATACCGATAAAGCCGTTTATCTCCTGTTCCAGTTGATTCAGCACGTTTTCGCATTCCAAAACAAGATGCGCCATTTTAGTCCAGCAAAGATCAAAGGTATAGGCATGGCGAAATACATGGCGAAATTCGAGATACTCACGCAGTAATTCCCTGAGTGGTGCAGAGAGCACTGCGGGACGGTTCTGCGTCAGAGTGGCCATTGCATCAAGAAGTTGTCGATGCCACGCTTCACCGTGGGGCGGCCCCTCATCAATCTCTATAGCCACCCGCTTGAAAAGGTTCTCAATTCCGGTATAGAAAGAATGCAGCATCGCCGCCAGCGCTGATAGCTCTATTGCCGACGGTGGAGTCTCCCGGCATTTCTCTATGAGTGAACGGTGCGTTTCAATGAGATTATGCAATTGCTCAATCTCAATCCGTATCTGCTTCCTTAGCTTATCCCACACGTCTGAGCTCTCCTTCCTCCCTGAGATAGCGCGTGAAGGAATTTGTTTCATCAAGGTCAATTAAATCAAAAGGGTGGCGAAGGATATCACCGACTTCCCCCAGGACCTTGAAAAACTTTTCAGGGGGGATGCCCGACACGGCCAAGTCGATATCTGAATTATCACGATCTCTGCCGTGAGCCATCGAGCCAAACAGGTAAATCTCTTTCGCTCCGATCTTGATCAAATAACCCACCGCCTGCTCTATACGCATACGCAGTTCTTCATTGAGTCTTATGCTTTCCATGTTCCACCTCCCCTGTGCATCGAATCTTTTCCTCGAAGAGAGACGATTCTCTTCAGGGAAGCTTTGTATTTCCGGCCACCTTTTTTCATCATGGCCGGATTCATCAGAAAGCCATTCCTCAATTCACTGCAGGGCCGCCTTATTCTTTTCGGCCGGCATCCTGTTTTGAGACATTGAGCGGAGTTGCGCATCTTCCTTCAACAGATCAACCTCCCGAAAAATTAAATCAGCTCCATCTACTCATATCGTGTCTCAAGGGTCGCCTCCTTTCCCTGCACATCATTCCAGTTTGTGACAAACATCAAAGATCGGGAAATGGCCTTTTCGGGACTATCAGTCGGCTGTGCATTTATCGATCGGCCACCTCGTATTCAAACCTCCACTTCCCATCCCAGGATCGTGCCTCAAGTTTGTTTAATTCTTCGCATAATCCCCTTGCTGCCCTTTGATACGAGGGATTGCCAAACCTGCGCAGTGTCACTTTAATTACACCGCCCTTTGCTATTATATCACCCTTCTGTTGCAACATCATTGCAACACCGTCGTGGGATCGCGCCAGTCTTTGTAACAGGATTGCATCAGTTCCAGTAGCCACTCTTCGGCATTGTATACCACAAGCTTCATCGCGTCCAGAATAAGCTTGCCTTCGTGAGGAATGACTGTATGAGAATCCTTGCCGATTTCTGTGGGTAATATCTTCGCAGGACACTTCTTGTGTTCCTCTTTGAGTTTTTGAAGGCGGGTTTTCATTCTCTTCAATGCAGCTTTTTTCAGGATAAAGGGATTCTTTCTTTCATCTTTATAAGCT carries:
- a CDS encoding nucleotidyltransferase domain-containing protein gives rise to the protein MESIRLNEELRMRIEQAVGYLIKIGAKEIYLFGSMAHGRDRDNSDIDLAVSGIPPEKFFKVLGEVGDILRHPFDLIDLDETNSFTRYLREEGELRRVG